A window of Zingiber officinale cultivar Zhangliang chromosome 5A, Zo_v1.1, whole genome shotgun sequence contains these coding sequences:
- the LOC121980000 gene encoding DNA ligase 6-like isoform X2 — MTGPPSPSCSSSLFLSSYRSFSASLPPSPSLSPLAFRLLSAGSPLPPVPSDFPYSKLIPRTRFVIDGFRSAGDFSVSYFLSHFHSDHYAGLSSAWCKGVIFCSAITARLLVEVLKVPPFFVVSLSLGEVLEIDEWEVAAVDANHCPGAVQFLFRSRGSEGRRAERYIHTGDFRFHESMKLDPVLCEFVGADAVFLDTTYCNPKFVFPSQEESVEHIVSTIKRIKEQNKETGESVLFLIATYVIGKEKILLEISRQCGCLLQVDSRKMQILSVLGLVDSGAFTQDTAVSNIHVIGWNVLGETWPYFRPNFGKMEEIMLERGYSKVVGFVSTGWMYETKKDGFAVRVKGSLEVHLVPYSEHSNYDELREYVKFLRPKRVIPTVGVDIETPDSKHALAMKKHFRGLVDEMANKHDFLLALHRKSDSADLISGNDITVDLNLHGDVDSENIPLQPDMQNFSRLNVEDMEGALKDLQDCLPSWVTQIQSLELLKKFNGDIIAAVTEFFEHETEFYKQANATNNSIVSPCEKIETNLDLLFPLKSPGEIPESGMKNFLSPVKQSVEQILKNTANPPLKKRSSDGGKNKKKKKMKGCPTLYKSGAKQSIITNFFKIASADASSSFTNVNTSRQQISSSIDEDPVAVKICKEDLDKFLQVINDGIPRESAATLMEKAKGNIDVAVDMYYCAFHNVLEDDENLITNNVLKTEGNLLPAADAPIIHLDKNREKLYNSSSDRISLPTLYLKGNFREDKTATNVSLPIDKYCPIEYACWKAGEPSPYLHLARTFHLVEQEKGKIKTTTMLCNMFRSLLTLSPADVLPALYLCTNRIASDHENMELNVGGSLVVTALEEACGTTRSKIKEMYNKFGDLGDVAQEIRQTQALLAPPSPILIHHLFCILREIRKWECPSQEKSHCESDAFL; from the exons ATGACCGGCCCTCCTTCCCCTTCCTGCTCCTCCTCCCTTTTCCTCTCCTCGTACCGCTCCTTCTCCGCCTCTCTTCCTCCTAGTCCCTCCTTATCTCCCCTCGCTTTCCGTCTCCTATCCGCTGGCTCTCCTCTCCCCCCGGTGCCCTCCGACTTCCCCTACTCGAAGCTTATTCCGAGGACGCGCTTCGTAATCGACGGTTTCCGCTCAGCCGGAGACTTCTCCGTCTCCTACTTTctttcccacttccactcagatCATTACGCCGGCCTCAGCAGCGCTTGGTGTAAGGGAGTCATCTTTTGCTCGGCGATCACCGCTCGTCTCCTTGTCGAGGTCCTCAAGGTCCCTCCTTTCTTCGTCGTTTCACTCTCATTGGGTGAAGTCTTAGAGATCGACGAATGGGAGGTTGCTGCCGTAGACGCCAACCACTGCCCCGGCGCCGTCCAGTTCCTTTTTAGGTCACGTGGGTCCGAAGGGAGGCGAGCGGAAAGGTATATTCACACTGGCGACTTTCGTTTCCATGAATCGATGAAACTGGATCCTGTTTTGTGTGAGTTCGTTGGAGCGGATGCTGTTTTCTTGGACACGACATATTGTAACCCCAAGTTTGTCTTCCCATCGCAAGAGGAATCAGTCGAACACATCGTGAGCACTATCAAAAGAATTAAAGAGCAAAATAAGGAAACGGGGGAATCGGTTCTTTTTCTGATCGCGACCTATGTAATTGGCAAAGAGAAGATTTTGCTTGAGATTTCTCGTCAGTGCGGTTGCCTGCTGCAAGTGGATAGCAGAAAAATGCAGATTTTATCTGTTCTGGGCCTTGTCGATTCTGGCGCTTTTACTCAGGATACTGCCGTCAGCAATATTCACGTTATTGGATGGAACGTATTGGGTGAGACTTGGCCTTACTTCAGGCCTAATTTTGGAAAGATGGAGGAGATTATGCTGGAGAGAGGATACTCTAAAGTAGTGGGTTTTGTTTCGACAGGGTGGATGTATGAAACGAAGAAAGATGGATTTGCAGTGAGGGTTAAGGGTTCGCTTGAGGTTCATCTGGTTCCGTACAGTGAGCATTCGAACTATGACGAGTTGAGAGAATATGTAAAGTTCTTGAGGCCAAAGCGAGTTATACCAACTGTTGGAGTGGATATTGAGACTCCTGATAGCAAGCATGCTTTAGCTATGAAGAAGCATTTCAGAGGACTAGTTGATGAGATGGCAAACAAGCACGATTTTTTGTTGGCTTTACACAGGAAGTCAGACTCTGCTGATTTAATATCTGGGAATGACATAACTGTTGATCTTAACCTGCATGGTGATGTGGATTCAGAAAATATTCCACTGCAACCTGACATGCAAAATTTCAGCAGGCTAAATGTTGAGGACATGGAAGGTGCACTTAAGGACCTTCAAGATTGCTTGCCATCTTGGGTAACACAGATTCAGTCATTAGAATTGCTCAAAAAGTTTAATGGAGATATCATTGCTGCAGTTACAGAATTTTTCGAACACGAAACAGAGTTCTATAAACAAGCAAATGCCACTAACAATTCTATAGTTAGCCCTTGTGAAAAGATTGAGACTAATCTTGATCTCTTGTTTCCTCTTAAGTCTCCTGGAGAGATCCCTGAATCTGGTATGAAGAATTTCCTGAGCCCGGTGAAGCAATCAGTTgaacaaattttgaaaaatacggCAAATCCACCACTCAAAAAAAGGAGCTCAGATGGCggaaaaaacaagaaaaaaaagaagatgaaAGGTTGCCCGACTTTGTATAAAAGTGGTGCAAAGCAATCTATTATCACTAATTTTTTCAAAATAGCTTCAGCAGATGCATCTTCCAGTTTTACCAATGTGAATACTTCTAGGCAACAAATAAGTAGTTCAATAGATGAGGATCCGGTTGCTGTAAAAATCTGTAAAGAAGATTTGGACAAATTTCTTCAGGTCATAAATGATGGAATACCACGGGAGTCTGCTGCAACATTGATGGAGAAGGCTAAAGGAAATATTGATGTAGCAGTGGACATGTATTATTGTGCTTTCCATAATGTCTTGGAGGATGATGAGAATTTGATCacaaataatgttttgaaaactgAGGGGAACTTACTCCCTGCAGCTGATGCACCAATTATTCATTTAGATAAGAATAGAGAAAAGCTGTACAATTCATCTTCAGACAGAATAAGCTTACCAACATTGTActtaaagggaaattttagaGAAGACAAAACTGCAACTAATGTATCGTTACCAATTGATAAATATTGCCCTATTGAGTATG CATGCTGGAAAGCTGGAGAACCTTCTCCGTACTTGCACTTAGCACGAACTTTTCACTTAGTGGaacaagaaaaaggaaagataaagACCACAACTATGCTTTGCAATATGTTCAGAAG CTTGCTTACTCTGTCTCCTGCTGATGTTTTGCCTGCTCTTTATCTGTGCACAAATAGAATTGCTTCTGACCATGAAAATATG